From Pseudomonadota bacterium, one genomic window encodes:
- a CDS encoding fructose-bisphosphate aldolase produces the protein MKITRRVKQILSYYEGETPGVKANIARILMHGRLGGSGHVVILPVDQGWEHGPARSFAKNPPAYDPHYHYQLAIDAGLNAYAAPLGFLEAGADTFAGAIPTILKANNSNSLATSKDQAVTASVEDALRLGCSAIGFTMYPG, from the coding sequence ATGAAGATTACGCGTCGCGTCAAGCAGATCCTTTCCTATTACGAAGGCGAAACGCCGGGCGTGAAGGCCAACATTGCGCGTATTCTGATGCATGGCCGCCTGGGCGGTTCCGGCCACGTCGTGATCCTGCCTGTCGACCAGGGATGGGAGCATGGTCCGGCGCGCAGCTTTGCCAAAAACCCGCCCGCCTATGACCCCCACTACCACTACCAACTCGCGATCGATGCCGGGCTTAACGCCTATGCCGCGCCGCTCGGGTTTCTGGAAGCCGGCGCCGATACCTTTGCCGGCGCGATCCCGACGATCCTCAAGGCCAACAACTCGAACAGCCTGGCGACATCGAAAGACCAGGCGGTCACCGCCTCGGTCGAGGACGCGCTCAGGCTCGGCTGCTCGGCCATCGGCTTCACCATGTATCCGGGC
- a CDS encoding C45 family peptidase has protein sequence MDTANMPVVEIKGTARQRGQAHGEALRPSITETVARWRESIAADYDPDVDGFIDAFLNANRFPAALERWTPGLMDEIEGIAEGAGQAEREILAIQFGDEQWWFDQERKADVEAKAITAQGKGCTAFGEAGDATLVGQTMDIESWSEGLQALLHVREEDGSETFIFTFAGYLGLLGMNSHGVGICCNALLQLDHSDDGLPVAAVVRGVLARRDVDEAAAFVRQIKHASGQNYVIGSSGKVVSLECSGSSVAAYTPDDGGARLWHTNHPLSNDDTGHFQDRLARSNRDPEGLDDNTVTRFATMAQRFGELGRPASLDDVKAALASEDDGRFPIARRLDPDNRDATSYTAGTAVYQLDEPPALHLAAGPASITPFRTFRFASATQSAA, from the coding sequence GTGGATACAGCCAACATGCCGGTTGTCGAGATCAAGGGCACAGCGCGCCAACGCGGTCAAGCGCATGGCGAGGCGCTGCGCCCATCGATCACCGAGACGGTCGCGCGTTGGCGTGAGTCCATCGCGGCAGACTACGACCCCGATGTCGATGGTTTCATCGACGCCTTCCTGAACGCCAACCGCTTTCCGGCCGCGCTCGAGCGCTGGACGCCGGGGCTGATGGATGAGATCGAGGGCATCGCCGAGGGCGCCGGCCAGGCGGAGCGCGAGATCCTGGCCATCCAGTTCGGCGACGAACAATGGTGGTTCGACCAGGAGCGCAAGGCCGACGTCGAGGCAAAGGCGATCACGGCCCAGGGCAAGGGCTGCACCGCATTCGGCGAAGCCGGCGACGCGACGCTTGTCGGCCAGACCATGGACATCGAGTCCTGGTCGGAAGGCTTGCAGGCCCTGCTTCACGTGCGCGAGGAGGACGGGTCGGAGACCTTCATCTTCACCTTCGCCGGTTATCTCGGCCTGCTCGGCATGAATAGCCATGGCGTCGGCATCTGCTGCAACGCGCTTCTGCAGCTTGATCACAGTGACGATGGTCTGCCCGTGGCGGCCGTCGTACGCGGCGTACTCGCCCGCCGCGACGTGGATGAGGCGGCCGCCTTCGTGCGTCAGATCAAGCATGCGTCGGGCCAGAACTACGTCATCGGCAGTTCCGGCAAGGTCGTCTCGTTGGAATGCTCGGGTTCGAGCGTCGCGGCCTATACGCCCGACGATGGCGGCGCCCGCCTTTGGCACACCAACCATCCGCTCAGCAACGACGATACCGGCCACTTCCAGGATCGTCTGGCGAGAAGCAACCGCGATCCCGAGGGCTTGGACGACAACACGGTGACCCGCTTCGCCACAATGGCGCAGCGTTTTGGTGAACTCGGGCGTCCGGCCAGCCTCGACGACGTCAAGGCGGCGCTTGCGTCGGAGGACGACGGGCGCTTCCCGATCGCGCGCCGGCTCGACCCCGACAACCGGGATGCCACGAGCTACACAGCCGGCACGGCGGTCTATCAGCTTGACGAGCCGCCGGCGCTACACCTTGCCGCGGGTCCGGCCTCGATCACGCCGTTCCGAACCTTCCGTTTCGCGTCAGCGACGCAATCCGCCGCCTAG
- a CDS encoding DUF6687 family protein: MTLPVHHRYVPYAEAAKVDNIVVDGGANEHTALALSHWPKSGTPNALKADTSVEIVYRYLDDASAHKPVEVVTNDHFDEDGLIALFVIIDPETALANRELLCDASHAGDFATYRSRQAARIAFTFAALANKETSTLPPEAFPDDYMALCAELYTRLIPMVADVAVNTDDYRSLWQAEEALLDDSEAGIERGEIKLEEHKDADLVVVRIPATWRERPAHQFTQDRQVLCHPMAIHNRTPCNRVATVCGQRLWFGYRYESWVQKVNDPPPARRDLKALAETLTAMEGGAATWQFDGVEQITPALHLTNAVESTIDPDQFVTLIADALTTGAPAWDPYD; this comes from the coding sequence ATGACACTGCCCGTCCATCATCGTTATGTGCCCTACGCCGAAGCCGCCAAGGTCGACAACATCGTGGTTGACGGCGGCGCCAACGAACACACGGCGCTGGCGCTGTCGCACTGGCCGAAGAGCGGCACGCCGAATGCGCTGAAAGCCGACACCTCGGTCGAAATCGTCTACCGCTATCTCGATGACGCGTCGGCCCACAAACCGGTCGAGGTCGTCACCAACGACCACTTCGACGAAGATGGTCTGATCGCGCTGTTTGTGATCATCGACCCGGAAACGGCGCTCGCCAACCGCGAGCTCTTGTGTGATGCGTCCCATGCCGGCGATTTCGCGACCTATCGCTCGCGCCAGGCGGCGCGCATTGCGTTCACGTTCGCGGCGCTGGCCAACAAAGAAACGTCGACCCTGCCGCCGGAGGCATTCCCCGACGACTACATGGCGCTATGCGCCGAGCTCTATACGCGCCTTATCCCGATGGTCGCGGACGTTGCGGTCAACACCGATGATTACCGCAGTCTCTGGCAGGCCGAAGAAGCATTGCTGGATGATAGCGAGGCGGGAATCGAGCGCGGCGAGATCAAGCTCGAAGAACACAAGGACGCCGATCTCGTCGTCGTGCGCATTCCCGCGACGTGGCGCGAAAGGCCGGCACACCAGTTCACCCAGGATCGTCAGGTTTTGTGCCATCCAATGGCCATTCACAACCGGACCCCGTGCAATCGTGTCGCGACGGTGTGCGGCCAGCGTTTGTGGTTTGGTTATCGTTACGAGAGCTGGGTGCAGAAGGTCAACGATCCGCCGCCTGCGCGCCGCGATCTCAAGGCATTGGCGGAGACATTGACGGCAATGGAGGGTGGCGCCGCCACCTGGCAGTTTGATGGCGTGGAACAAATCACGCCGGCGCTGCACTTGACCAATGCGGTCGAAAGCACGATCGATCCCGATCAGTTCGTGACGCTGATTGCCGATGCGCTGACAACGGGCGCGCCGGCCTGGGACCCCTACGACTGA
- a CDS encoding MFS transporter: MNAATDGAGKRRLSLIAVVSSMAVTSLIYGFSYPLLALILERQGVDDTVIGLNTAAQGLAVFAVAPIASRVITRLGPARLMVMSVALSLALFLLLPVFPNVYAWFLIRFLLGSANAFLWIAGEVWVNEIAEERSRGRIVGLYSAALAGGFALGPLVLAQSGSEGWLPFILAASLIAVSAIPLLFAQSVAPVMHGKTSARLFMFLLLAPAAMLANFTAAAVDSVLITFLPLYAIDRGLMEDLALYMIVAMGVGGIACQVPIGWLADHMDRRLLLAVSVFVVAVVFAALPLVAAAIPWNWLFMFVVGGILGSFYTLGLVLLGEQFRGADLAASTAVFSSMWGIGSIVGPPVAGAVMDLLPPHGLPIAVVGLLLIYLPFPIVSFMRRRKAGDENDETGT, translated from the coding sequence ATGAACGCCGCCACGGACGGCGCCGGAAAACGACGGCTCAGTCTGATCGCCGTCGTCTCGTCGATGGCGGTGACGAGCCTGATCTACGGTTTCAGCTACCCGCTTCTGGCGTTGATCCTGGAAAGGCAGGGCGTCGACGATACGGTTATCGGCCTGAACACGGCCGCGCAGGGGCTCGCCGTCTTCGCGGTGGCGCCGATCGCGTCGCGGGTCATCACCCGTCTCGGCCCGGCCCGCCTGATGGTGATGTCGGTGGCTCTAAGCCTGGCGCTGTTCCTGCTCCTGCCCGTCTTTCCGAACGTCTACGCCTGGTTCCTGATCCGCTTTCTGCTGGGTTCCGCCAACGCGTTTCTATGGATCGCCGGCGAAGTCTGGGTCAACGAGATTGCCGAGGAACGCTCGCGCGGCCGTATCGTGGGTTTGTACAGCGCCGCGCTGGCCGGCGGCTTCGCGCTAGGACCGCTGGTGCTGGCGCAATCCGGCAGCGAGGGCTGGCTGCCCTTCATCCTGGCCGCGTCCTTGATCGCGGTTTCAGCGATACCCCTGTTGTTCGCGCAATCGGTCGCGCCGGTCATGCATGGCAAAACGTCGGCGCGCCTCTTCATGTTCCTGCTGCTGGCGCCGGCGGCGATGTTGGCCAATTTCACCGCCGCCGCCGTCGACAGCGTCCTGATCACCTTTCTGCCGCTCTATGCCATTGACCGAGGTCTGATGGAGGATCTCGCGCTCTATATGATCGTCGCGATGGGTGTCGGGGGTATCGCCTGCCAGGTACCGATCGGCTGGCTGGCCGATCACATGGACCGTCGCCTTTTGCTCGCGGTCAGCGTCTTTGTCGTCGCGGTCGTTTTTGCCGCGCTGCCGCTTGTGGCTGCTGCCATACCCTGGAACTGGCTCTTCATGTTTGTTGTCGGCGGCATCCTCGGCAGTTTCTACACGCTGGGCCTGGTGCTGTTGGGCGAGCAGTTTCGCGGTGCCGATCTGGCGGCCTCCACCGCCGTCTTCAGTTCCATGTGGGGCATCGGCAGCATTGTCGGTCCGCCGGTCGCCGGTGCCGTCATGGATCTGTTGCCGCCCCACGGTCTGCCGATCGCGGTTGTCGGCCTGCTGCTGATTTACCTGCCGTTTCCGATCGTCTCGTTCATGAGACGCCGGAAGGCCGGCGACGAAAACGACGAGACCGGAACCTAG